The Thermodesulfovibrionales bacterium region ACCATGCTTTTCCAGGTCCTTGGCGCTGCCTTTCCTGAGGAGGTTTATTTCAGGGGTTTCCTTCAGGAGCAGGTCGGGAACAATGTCAGAGGGCTTTTGGTTGTGAGCCTCCTTTTTTCTATCATGCACCTGCCCCAGCTTATCTTCTATGGCGACCCTTACGCCATCTTGACCTTTTTCCCTTCCCTTGTCATGGGTTTTCTCTACATGTGGACATCCAATGTCATTCCATCAACCATTTTCCACGCTGCTGCAAATACTCTGTTCGTCGGCCTTTTATGATATACTTGAGCATGCCGGGCCTCAGATTTCTAACATCAGGAGAGTCACACGGTAAGGCCCTCAGCGGGATTATTGAGGGAATTCCTGCAAATCTCTTGCTCTCCCCGGCCGATATCGACTGCGAGTTGAAGAGAAGGCAGTCGGGTTTCGGCAGGGGCGGAAGGATGAAGATAGAGGCCGATCGTGCCGAGATACTTTCGGGCGTGCGGTGGGGAAAGACCATCGGCTCTCCGATAACCCTTCTCATAGAAAACAGGGACCATAAGAACTGGCTTGAAGGGATGTCATCTGACAGCGCCGCGAAAGACTCTATCCCTGCCGTTACGAGGCCGAGGCCGGGACACGCTGACTTGGCAGGGGCCCTGAAGTACGACCAGCATGACATCAGGAACATCCT contains the following coding sequences:
- a CDS encoding CPBP family intramembrane glutamic endopeptidase, giving the protein MFLYHAFPFSALRYLIPLVLVMIPYVLRERVNLRFDTKDIVAGVAVSAIVLLPFWFLLSQPGRSLPSPSVSTMLFQVLGAAFPEEVYFRGFLQEQVGNNVRGLLVVSLLFSIMHLPQLIFYGDPYAILTFFPSLVMGFLYMWTSNVIPSTIFHAAANTLFVGLL